Proteins encoded within one genomic window of Vidua macroura isolate BioBank_ID:100142 chromosome 2, ASM2450914v1, whole genome shotgun sequence:
- the CHD4 gene encoding chromodomain-helicase-DNA-binding protein 4 isoform X2, protein MASGIGSPSPCSGGSDDDEMEILLNNTIPQHPEPEEEPEEELLSEADTPKIKKKKKPKKLKEPKVPKLSKRQKKELGDSSGEGNEFVEEEEEVLRSDSEGSDYTPGKKKKKKLGPKKEKKNKAKRKEEEEEEEEDDDSKEPKSSAQLLEDWGMEDIDHIFTEEDYRTLTNYKAFSQFVRPLIAAKNPKIAVSKMMMVLGAKWREFSTNNPFKGSSGASVAAAAAAAVAVVESMVTNVDAVLPQPPVDVPLRKAKTKEGKGPNARRKPKASPRIPDIKKPKTKKVAPLKIKLGGFGSKRKRSSSEDDDLDVESDFDDASINSYSVSDGSTSRSSRSRKKLKAGKKKKKGEEDSTVAVDGYETDHQDYCEVCQQGGEIILCDTCPRAYHMVCLDPDMEKAPEGKWSCPHCEKEGIQWEAKEDNSEGEEILEDVVGDAEEEDDHHMEFCRVCKDGGELLCCDACPSSYHIHCLNPPLPEIPNGEWLCPRCTCPALKGKVQKILIWKWGQPPVGPAPPRPPDADPNAPPPKPLEGRPERQFFVKWQGMSYWHCSWVSELQLELHCQVMFRNYQRKNDMDEPPSGDFGGEEEKSRKRKNKDPKYAEMEERFYRYGIKPEWMMIHRILNHSVDKKGNVHYLIKWRDLPYDQASWESEDVDIQDYDLYKQAYWNHRELMRGEEGRPGKKLKKVKMRKLERPPETPTVDPTVKYDRQPEYLDVTGGTLHPYQLEGLNWLRFSWAQGTDTILADEMGLGKTVQTAVFLYSLYKEGHSKGPFLVSAPLSTIINWEREFEMWAPDMYVVTYVGDKDSRAIIRENEFTFEDNAIRGGKKASRMKKEAAVKFHVLLTSYELITIDMAILGSIDWACLIVDEAHRLKNNQSKFFRVLNGYSLQHKLLLTGTPLQNNLEELFHLLNFLTPERFHNLEGFLEEFADIAKEDQIKKLHDMLGPHMLRRLKADVFKNMPSKTELIVRVELSPMQKKYYKYILTRNFEALNARGGGNQVSLLNVVMDLKKCCNHPYLFPVAAMEAPKMPNGMYDGSALIRASGKLLLLQKMLKNLKEGGHRVLIFSQMTKMLDLLEDFLEHEGYKYERIDGGITGNMRQEAIDRFNAPGAQQFCFLLSTRAGGLGINLATADTVIIYDSDWNPHNDIQAFSRAHRIGQNKKVMIYRFVTRASVEERITQVAKKKMMLTHLVVRPGLGSKTGSMSKQELDDILKFGTEELFKDEATEGGDNKEGEDSSVIHYDDKAIERLLDRNQDETEDTELQGMNEYLSSFKVAQYVVREEEMGEEEEVEREIIKQEESVDPDYWEKLLRHHYEQQQEDLARNLGKGKRIRKQVNYNDGSQEDRGSRAVFLSDWQDDQSDNQSDYSVASEEGDEDFDERSEAARRPSRKGLRNDKDKPLPPLLARVGGNIEVLGFNARQRKAFLNAIMRYGMPPQDAFTTQWLVRDLRGKSEKEFKAYVSLFMRHLCEPGADGAETFADGVPREGLSRQHVLTRIGVMSLIRKKVQEFEHVNGRWSMPELAEIEENKKLSQPSSPSPKTPTPSTPGDTQPNTPAPVPPPEDGVKVEEGASTKEQGEPSEPEKELSASATETEAPMECAQPVETPPQEAKSPVNSTEADEKKVEETEVKERPDEPMEVESKADVEKVEDRAATENPPDPPIITLDEKDEKKDDDKRDVVMLQNGEMLKESVDERHKKAVKQRFMFNIADGGFTELHSLWQNEERAATVTKKTYEIWHRRHDYWLLAGIINHGYARWQDIQNDPRYAILNEPFKGEMNRGNFLEIKNKFLARRFKLLEQALVIEEQLRRAAYLNMSEDPSHPSMALNTRFAEVECLAESHQHLSKESMAGNKPANAVLHKVLKQLEELLSDMKADVTRLPATIARIPPVAVRLQMSERNILSRLANRSSEPPPPPPPQQVAQQQ, encoded by the exons ATGGCTTCGGGCATTGGATCTCCATCACCATGCTCAGGGGGCAGTGATGATGATGAGATGGAGATCCTGTTGAACAACACTATCCCCCAGCATCCAG AACCTGAAGAAGAGCCAGAAGAAGAGCTTCTATCAGAGGCTGACACTCCCAAAatcaagaagaagaagaagcccAAGAAACTGAAGGAACCCAAAGTGCCCAAGCTCAGCAAGCGTCAGAAGAAGGAG ctggggGACAGCTCTGGTGAGGGGAATGAGTTtgtggaggaagaagaagaggttCTGCGCTCTGACAGTGAGGGCAGTGATTATACccctgggaagaagaaaaagaagaaattaggacccaagaaggaaaagaaaaacaaagccaagcgcaaggaggaggaggaagaggaggaagaagatgatGACTCAAAG GAGCCAAAGTCATCTGCTCAGCTCCTGGAAGATTGGGGCATGGAGGATATTGATCACATCTTCACAGAGGAGGATTACCGCACGCTCACCAACTACAAAGCTTTCAGCCAGTTTGTCAG GCCACTTATCGCAGCCAAGAACCCTAAAATAGCAGTGTCGAAGATGATGATGGTACTGGGAGCCAAATGGAGGGAGTTTAGCACAAACAACCCCTTCAAGGGAAGTTCAGGTGCatctgtggcagctgctgcagctgcagctgttgcAGTAGTTGAGAGTATGGTGACAAACGTGGATGCTGTCCTGCCGCAGCCCCCTGTAGACGTGCCACTCAGGAAAGCCAAGACAAAGGAGGGCAAAG GACCCAATGCTCGGAGAAAGCCAAAGGCCAGTCCTCGTATTCCTGATATCAAGAAACCTAAAACAAAGAAGGTGGCACCACTGAAAATCAAACTGGGAGGATTTGGTTCCAAGCGTAAAAGATCATCA AGTGAAGATGATGATCTGGATGTGGAGTCAGACTTTGATGATGCCAGCATCAACAGCTACTCTGTTTCAGATGGATCTACAAGCCGTAGTAGCCGCAGTCGCAAAAAACTCAaagctgggaagaagaaaaagaaag GTGAGGAGGACTCCACAGTGGCTGTGGATGGTTATGAGACTGATCACCAGGACTACTGTGAGGTgtgccagcagggaggagaaatTATATTGTGTGATACCTGCCCTCGTGCCTACCACATGGTTTGCCTGGACCCAGACATGGAGAAAGCTCCAGAGGGCAAATGGAGCTGCCCACACTGT GAAAAAGAAGGCATTCAGTGGGAAGCAAAGGAGGATAACTCGGAAGGTGAGGAAATCCTGGAGGATGTAGTGGGGGAtgctgaggaagaggatgaCCACCATATGGAGTTCTGTAGAGTCTGCAAGGAtggaggagagctgctgtgctgtgatgcCTGTCCTTCATCCTATCACATCCACTGTCTGAATCCCCCACTGCCTGAGATTCCCAATGGAGAATGGCTGTGTCCTCGCTGCACT tgcccagctTTGAAAGGAAAGGTGCAGAAGATCTTGATCTGGAAATGGGGTCAGCCCCCAGTTGGCCCTGCACCACCACGTCCACCTGATGCAGACCCTAATGCTCCACCGCCAAAACCTCTGGAGGGTCGGCCTGAAAGGCAGTTCTTTGTCAAATGGCAGGGCATGTCCTACTGGCACTGCTCTTGGGTGTCAGAGTTGCAG CTGGAGTTGCACTGCCAGGTCATGTTTCGTAACTACCAACGCAAAAATGATATGGATGAGCCACCATCGGGAGACTTTggaggggaagaagagaaaagccgaaagagaaaaaacaaggaCCCCAAATACGCTGAGATGGAAGAGCGTTTCTATCGATACGGGATCAAGCCAGAGTGGATGATGATCCACAGGATCCTTAATCATAG TGTGGATAAGAAGGGGAATGTCCACTATTTGATTAAATGGAGAGACCTACCCTATGACCAGGCATCCTGGGAAAGTGAAGATGTGGATATTCAAGATTATGATCTCTACAAGCAAGCCTACTGGAATCACAG GGAGCTGATGCGAGGTGAAGAGGGCAGGCCTGGTAAGAAGTTAAAGAAAGTGAAGATGCGGAAACTGGAGAGACCCCCTGAGACTCCCACAGTAGAT CCGACAGTGAAATATGACCGGCAACCGGAGTACCTCGATGTAACAGGGGGGACCTTGCATCCCTACCAACTGGAAGGGCTGAATTGGCTGCGCTTCTCTTGGGCCCAGGGCACAGATACAATCTTGGCTGATGAAATGGGTCTAGGAAAGACTGTGCAGACAGCAGTGTTCCTGTATTCCTTATACAAAGAG GGCCACTCAAAGGGTCCCTTCTTGGTGAGTGCACCACTGTCTACAATCATCAACTGGGAACGAGAATTTGAGATGTGGGCCCCAGATATGTATGTAGTGACCTACGTCGGGGACAAAGACAGCCGGGCCATCATCCGTGAGAATGAGTTCACTTTTGAGGATAATGCCATACGTGGAGGCAAAAAAGCATCCAGAATGAAG AAGGAGGCTGCTGTCAAGTTCCATGTGCTTCTCACCTCCTATGAATTGATCACAATTGATATGGCCATACTAGGCTCTATTGACTGGGCCTGTCTCATTGTGGATGAAGCTCACAGACTGAAGAACAACCAGTCTAAG TTCTTCCGTGTGCTGAATGGTTACTCGCTCCAGCACAAGCTGCTGCTTACGGGAACTCCCCTGCAGAACAACCTGGAAGAACTGTTCCACCTGCTGAACTTCCTGACGCCCGAGAGATTCCA TAACTTGGAGGGCTTCCTAGAAGAGTTTGCAGATATTGCCAAGGAAGATCAGATCAAGAAGCTGCATGACATGCTGGGCCCACACATGCTGAGGCGTCTCAAGGCTGATGTTTTCAAGAATATGCCATCTAAGACTGAACTCATTGTCAGAGTGGAGCTGAGTCCCATGCAGAA aaaatattataaatacattttgacAAGAAACTTTGAGGCACTGAATGCACGGGGTGGTGGTAACCAAGTCTCATTGCTCAATGTTGTGATGGATCTGAAGAAGTGCTGTAACCACCCCTACCTCTTTCCTGTGGCTGCTATG gAAGCTCCAAAAATGCCAAATGGCATGTATGATGGTAGTGCACTTATTCGAGCTTCTGGAAAGCTGTTGCTGCTCCAGAAGATGTTAAAGAACCTGAAGGAAGGAGGTCACAGAGTGCTCATATTCTCTCAG ATGACTAAAATGTTGGACCTTCTAGAAGATTTTTTGGAACATGAAGGATACAAATATGAGCGGATTGATGGAGGAATCACAGGGAACATGCGTCAGGAGGCTATTGATCGCTTCAATG ctcctggagctcagcagttctgctttctgctttcaaCTCGAGCTGGGGGTCTTGGTATTAACTTGGCCACAGCAGATACTGTGATTATCTATGATTCAGACTGGAACCCCCACAATGATATCCAG GCCTTCAGCCGTGCACACAGAATTGGACAGAACAAGAAAGTGATGATATACCGCTTTGTGACAAGGGCCTCAGTGGAGGAGCGTATCACTCAGGTGGCCAAGAAGAAGATGATGCTAACTCATCTGGTAGTGAGACCAGGGTTGGGCTCCAAGACAGGCTCCATGTCCAAACAGGAGCTTGATGACATTCTCAAATTTGGCACTGAAGAGCTCTTCAAGGATGAGGCTACTGAGGGGG GGGATAACAAAGAAGGTGAGGACAGTAGTGTCATCCACTATGATGACAAAGCAATTGAGCGTCTGTTGGATCGGAACCAGGATGAAACAGAAGATACAGAACTTCAGGGCATGAATGAGTATCTCAGCTCCTTCAAGGTGGCCCAGTATGTGGTTCGTGAGGAGGAGATGGGG gaggaagaggaggttgAACGGGAAATTATTAAGCAAGAGGAGTCAGTGGATCCTGATTATTGGGAGAAACTGCTCCGTCACCATTATGAGCAACAACAGGAGGATCTGGCCAGGAATCTGGGCAAGGGCAAACGTATACGCAAGCAAGTTAACTACAACGATGGCTCGCAGGAGGATAGAG GCTCAcgtgctgtttttctttcagactggCAGGATGACCAGTCAGATAATCAGTCAGACTATTCAGTTGCTTCTGAAGAAGGAGACGAGGACTTTGACGAGAGGTCTGAAG CAGCTCGTCGGCCTAGCCGCAAGGGCCTGAGAAACGATAAGGATAAGCCTCTGCCTCCCTTACTGGCCCGTGTGGGAGGGAACATCGAG GTGTTGGGTTTCAATGCTCGCCAGCGGAAAGCCTTCCTCAATGCTATCATGCGCTATGGAATGCCACCTCAAGATGCCTTCACCACTCAGTGGCTTGTTCGGGACCTCCGTGGCAAGTCAGAGAAAGAGTTCAA GGCCTATGTCTCGCTGTTCATGCGCCATTTATGTGAACCTGGAGCTGATGGTGCAGAGACCTTTGCAGATGGGGTCCCACGGGAAGGTCTTTCTCGACAACATGTCCTTACTCGCATTGGGGTCATGTCGCTTATACGCAAAAAG GTGCAGGAATTTGAGCATGTGAATGGCCGCTGGAGTATGCCAGAACTGGCAGAGATAGAGGAGAACAAGAAACTTTCACAGCCCAGCTCACCCTCTCCCAAAACTCCAACTCCTTCGACACCAGGGGATACGCAGCCGAATACACCAGCCCCTGTTCCTCCACCTG AAGATGGAGTAAAAGTAGAAGAAGGAGCAAGTACTAAGGAGCAAGGAGAGCCTTCTGAACCAGAGAAGGAGCTCAGTGCCTCTGCTACTGAAACAGAGGCCCCTATGGAG TGTGCTCAGCCTGTGGAGACACCCCCCCAGGAAGCAAAATCCCCAGTGAACTCCACTgaagcagatgaaaaaaaagtagaggAAACGGAAGTGAAGGAAAGACCAGATGAACCAATGGAAGTAGAAAGCAAAG CTGATGTGGAGAAAGTGGAAGACAGAGCAGCTACTGAAAATCCCCCTGACCCTCCTATAATCACTCTGGATGAGAAAG ATGAGAAAAAGGATGATGATAAGAGAGATGTGGTGATGCTGCAGAATGGAGAGATGCTGAAAGAGTCAGTAGATGAAAGGCACAAGAAGGCAGTAAAGCAGCGCTTCATGTTCAACATAGCAGATGGTGGTTTCACTG AACTACACTCCCTCTGGCAGAATGAAGAGCGGGCTGCCACTGTCACCAAGAAGACCTATGAGATCTGGCATCGGCGTCATGACTACTGGCTCCTAGCTGGGATTATCAA TCATGGCTATGCCCGTTGGCAGGATATTCAGAATGATCCACGTTACGCCATCCTCAATGAACCCTTCAAGGGTGAGATGAACAGGGGTAATTTCCTGGAAATAAAGAATAAGTTTTTGGCAAGGAGATTTAAG CTCCTGGAACAAGCGCTGGTGATCGAAGAACAGTTGCGACGAGCTGCCTATCTGAACATGTCCGAAGACCCATCTCACCCATCCATGGCTCTGAACACACGTTTTGCAGAGGTGGAATGCCTGGCTGAGAGCCACCAGCACCTGTCCAAGGAATCAATGGCTGGGAATAAACCAGCCAATGCTGTGCTGCACAAAG TTCtgaagcagctggaggagctttTGAGTGACATGAAGGCAGATGTGACTCGTCTGCCCGCCACAATTGCCCGCATCCCACCTGTGGCAGTGCGCCTTCAGATGTCTGAGCGCAACATCCTCAGCCGCCTGGCCAACCGCAGCAGCgagcccccgccgccgccccctccccaaCAA GTGGCCCAGCAGCAGTGA